In one window of Brassica rapa cultivar Chiifu-401-42 chromosome A07, CAAS_Brap_v3.01, whole genome shotgun sequence DNA:
- the LOC103830241 gene encoding SKP1-like protein 1A, whose translation MSKKMIVLKSSDGESFVVEEAVARQSKIISFLVEELPDQELPFTNLTSEILRNVIEYCKKHVVEDGSGDSSSSSSDDLKKWDVKFVGEIDQPTLMDLIMAANYLHIPSLLDVTCQKVADMIAACEDEKEIRSTFNIENDFTEEEVEAIRMENQYPN comes from the coding sequence ATGTCGAAGAAGATGATCGTGTTGAAAAGCTCCGACGGTGAATCGTTTGTGGTCGAGGAAGCGGTCGCACGTCAGTCGAAGATCATATCGTTTCTTGTTGAAGAATTACCCGATCAAGAACTACCGTTTACGAACCTGACAAGCGAGATCCTCCGGAATGTGATCGAGTACTGCAAGAAGCATGTGGTGGAAGACGGTAGTGGtgattcttcttcctcctcctccgatGATCTCAAGAAGTGGGACGTGAAGTTCGTCGGGGAGATTGATCAGCCCACGCTCATGGATCTCATCATGGCTGCGAATTACCTACACATCCCAAGCCTGCTTGATGTCACGTGCCAGAAAGTTGCTGATATGATCGCTGCATGCGAAGACGAGAAAGAGATTCGATCAACGTTCAACATCGAGAACGACTTTACGGAAGAGGAAGTAGAAGCGATTCGCATGGAGAATCAATACCCTAACTAG
- the LOC103830240 gene encoding methionine aminopeptidase 2B, whose amino-acid sequence MASENPEVVVAPTVENGGAESSSRGKDEPLETELSKKLEVTEDGKEENEVEEEGSKAESSTAKKKKKKNKSKKKPQQTDPPSIPLVKLFPSGEFPEGEIQQYKDDNLWRTTSEEKRDLERLQKPIYNSVRQAAEVHRQVRKYVRSIVKPGMLMTDICETLEDTVRKLISENGLKAGIAFPTGCSLNWVAAHWTPNSGDKTVLQYDDVMKLDFGTHIDGHIIDCAFTVAFNPMYDPLLAASREATYTGIKEAGIDVRLCDIGAAIQEVMESYEVEINGKVFPVKSIRNLNGHSIGPYQIHAGKSVPIVKGGEQTKMEEGEFYAIETFGSTGKGYVREDLECSHYMKNFDIGHVPLRLPRAKQLLATINNNFSTLAFCRRYLDRIGETKYLMALKNLCDAGIVEPYPPLCDVKGSYVSQYEHTILLRPTCKEVLSKGDDY is encoded by the exons ATGGCGAGCGAGAACCCTGAAGTTGTTGTAGCTCCCACGGTGGAGAATGGCGGCGCCGAATCATCCTCCAGAGGAAAAGATGAACCTTTGGAAACTGAGCTTTCCAAGAAGCTCGAAGTTACAGAAGATGGAAAAGAGGAGAacgaagtagaagaagaaggaagcaaAG CTGAGAGTTCAACagcaaagaagaaaaagaagaagaataaaagcaa GAAGAAGCCCCAACAGACTGATCCACCTTCAATCCCTCTCGTTAAGCTTTTCCCATCTGGAGAGTTTCCTGAAGGTGAAATCCAACAGTATAAGGATGA CAACTTGTGGAGAACAACATctgaagagaagagagacttGGAGCGTTTGCAAAAGCCTATATACAACTCAGTACGCCAAGCTGCAGAAGTTCATCGCCAG gTTAGGAAATATGTGAGAAGCATAGTGAAGCCTGGAATGTTGATGACTGATATATGTGAGACATTGGAGGATACTGTTCGTAAGCTTATATCAGAGAATGGTCTTAAAGCTGGTATTGCTTTTCCTACAGGATGCTCTTTGAATTG GGTTGCTGCTCATTGGACACCAAACTCCGGAGACAAGACTGTACTTCAGTACGACGATGTAATGAAACTGGACTTTGGAACACACATTGATG GACATATTATCGACTGTGCATTTACAGTTGCTTTCAACCCTATGTATGATCCTCTCTTAGCAGCCTCCCGTGAAGCTACTTATACCGGTATCaag GAAGCTGGAATCGATGTTCGTCTATGCGACATTGGTGCTGCAATACAGGAGGTCATGGAGTCTTATGAGGTTGAAATCAATGGAAAGGTCTTTCCAG TTAAAAGTATCAGGAACTTGAATGGCCATAGCATTGGACCTTACCAGATACATGCTGGGAAATCAGTTCCTATAGTTAAAGGAGGCGAGCAGACAAAGATGGAAGAGGGTGAATTCTATGCAATTGAAACATTTGGATCAACTG GGAAAGGATATGTGAGAGAAGACTTAGAATGTAGCCACTACATGAAGAACTTCGACATTGGCCATGTCCCTTTGAGGTTGCCTAGAGCAAAACAACTCCTTGCTACTATCAACAACAACTTCTCCACTCTCGCTTTCTGCAGACGTTATTTGGACCGCATTGGTGAAACCAAATATCTAATGGCTCTAAAGAATCTGTGTGACGCTGGCATTGTTGAG CCGTATCCACCTCTGTGTGATGTGAAGGGGAGCTATGTATCACAGTATGAGCACACCATTTTACTCCGACCTACTTGCAAAGAAGTTCTTTCCAAGGGAGACGACTATTGA
- the LOC117126853 gene encoding uncharacterized protein LOC117126853: MRRWGMIQGCTLCGERDETRDHMFFACPYSFTVWHGLANHILGTHTDPDWQITLDHLQELNVSKLDAILIKMLFQMVIYHLWRERNARRHHISRMTTDAMRNVIDKSMWNRIFSLKYKTGHKYAAIIAIFAIHPDKALIKDPTSSEIREAIFAIHPDKAPGPDGFSASFFQANWEVVGPEVVREVQLFFSSGQLRPSQNVTHVRLIPKIIGAKKVVDYRPIALCNVFFKIISKLMALRLKSVLHLIISENQSAFIPGRAISDNVLITHEVLQYLKTSKATKRCTMAIKTDMSKAYDRVEWRFISQVLKRLGFHDKWITLIMQCVTTVSYSYLINDAAYGSVIPKRGIRQGDPLSPYLFILCGQVLSGLCQKAEKEGTLQGVRVARNCPRVNHLLFADDTMFFCQTSQSCYTKLKTILWEYEKASGQMINAAKSSITFSSKTPEEIKSNVKNHLGIINEGGSGKYLGLPEHFGRKKKDLFTGLVDRIRQRAQSLSTRHLSKAGKLTMLQAVLTAVPTYSMSCFELPVSLCKRIQSVLTRFWWDSSDGSRKMCWVAWETLTKPKAGGGLGLKDVQLFNQALLAKQVWRILTQPDSLLARILLGKYCHKKHFLDAMVPATCSHGWRSILHGRDLLKENLGKAIGNGQTTRIWKDSWISTKEHIKPYGPIPEEALDLTVSDLLTTEMTWNKRRIEELLPHVAMEIQLLQPSLSKTEDIYIWQPLPSGTYSTRSGYYAAAMRKSEQRPPIQGPFDWIKDVWSAPCSPKMRIFMWSAIQRALPLGEQLQQRGIRADALCHKCKGVESAMHTFFRCPFSQEVWNLIPLKHVVHLATGSSFRDAIVAFRQAVCLPPTGVSNNILPWICWAIWTARNLAIFENRTLSAMEVATKGIRLAREWNMAQDKKKATKNTPPRLHRPPRASVSPAVLTIGKSDAAFDNRSHRAGLAWNFTDSAGTMIIQGSKIQDSIGSPLIAEALALRSAILSAVNSEVTHLKMFSDNSTLVRAITNDTQASEIFGIVKDIQQMTSAFVEISFSHFPRLQNIDADLLAKQTLRCSL, from the exons ATGAGGAGATGGGGGATGATTCAAGGTTGTACATTGTGTGGAGAAAGAGATGAAACAAGAGATCATATGTTTTTCGCGTGTCCTTACTCCTTTACAGTTTGGCATGGACTGGCAAATCACATTCTTGGTACTCATACTGATCCGGACTGGCAGATAACATTGGACCACCTTCAGGAGCTCAATGTTAGTAAGCTTGACGCTATTCTTATCAAAATGCTGTTTCAAATGGTCATTTACCATTTGTGGCGAGAGCGTAATGCGCGAAGGCACCATATAAGCCGGATGACGACTGATGCAATGCGTAATGTGATAGATAAGTCTATGTGGAACCGAATCTTTTCACTCAAGTACAAGACAGGCCACAAGTATGCAG CGATTATAGCAATCTTCGCGATCCACCCTGATAAAGCACTCATTAAAGATCCCACATCATCAGAGATTAGAGAAGCAATCTTCGCGATCCACCCTGATAAAGCACCTGGACCTGATGGGTTCTCAGCCAGCTTCTTCCAAGCAAATTGGGAGGTTGTGGGACCTGAGGTAGTGCGTGAAGTCcaactcttcttctcttcaggACAACTCAGACCTTCACAAAACGTGACACATGTTAGACTGATTCCAAAAATAATTGGGGCAAAGAAAGTTGTTGACTACAGGCCTATAGCGCTTTGCAATGTTTTCTTCAAGATAATATCCAAGCTGATGGCCCTAAGGTTGAAATCAGTTCTCCACCTGATCATATCGGAAAATCAGTCAGCATTTATCCCAGGAAGGGCTATCTCAGACAATGTTCTAATAACGCATGAGGTACTTCAATACTTGAAAACCTCAAAAGCAACAAAGAGATGTACGATGGCCATCAAAACGGACATGTCTAAAGCCTATGACAGAGTAGAATGGCGTTTCATCTCACAAGTTCTGAAGAGACTGGGTTTTCACGACAAATGGATCACTCTAATTATGCAATGTGTTACCACTGTATCCTACTCCTATCTGATTAACGACGCTGCCTATGGTTCGGTGATACCTAAGAGAGGAATTAGACAGGGAGATCCACTCTCCCCGTACCTATTTATCCTGTGTGGTCAAGTGCTATCCGGATTATGTCAGAAAGCAGAGAAAGAAGGTACCTTGCAAGGAGTGAGAGTAGCGAGGAACTGTCCAAGAGTAAACCATTTACTCTTTGCAGATGACACCATGTTCTTCTGTCAAACGTCCCAATCATGCTACACGAAGCTGAAAACCATCCTCTGGGAATATGAGAAAGCCTCTGGACAGATGATCAATGCAGCTAAATCCTCGATCACCTTCTCTTCTAAAACTCCAGAGGAAATAAAGAGTAATGTCAAAAACCACTTAGGCATTATCAACGAAGGAGGCTCAGGTAAATATTTAGGGTTACCTGAACATTTCGGGAGGAAAAAGAAAGATCTCTTCACCGGCCTGGTTGATAGGATAAGGCAACGAGCACAAAGCTTATCCACGAGACATCTATCTAAGGCCGGTAAACTGACAATGCTGCAAGCAGTCCTTACTGCTGTCCCAACCTACTCCATGTCTTGCTTCGAGCTACCTGTCAGCCTTTGTAAAAGGATTCAATCAGTCCTCACAAGATTTTGGTGGGATTCTTCTGATGGAAGTAGAAAAATGTGCTGGGTGGCTTGGGAAACTCTAACAAAGCCAAAAGCAGGAGGTGGACTTGGCCTTAAGGACGTACAGCTATTCAATCAGGCGCTACTAGCTAAACAGGTTTGGAGAATACTAACCCAACCAGATAGCCTACTCGCCCGTATTCTCCTAGGGAAATATTGTCACAAGAAGCACTTCTTAGACGCAATGGTTCCAGCTACATGCTCTCATGGGTGGAGAAGTATCTTACACGGAAGGGACCTGCTAAAGGAGAACCTAGGGAAAGCTATAGGAAATGGGCAAACAACAAGAATCTGGAAAGATTCATGGATCTCTACAAAGGAACACATCAAACCATATGGACCTATTCCGGAAGAAGCACTCGACCTGACAGTGTCTGATCTATTGACAACAGAGATGACTTGGAATAAAAGAAGAATCGAAGAACTCCTACCTCATGTTGCAATGGAGATACAACTGCTACAACCGAGCCTCTCCAAAACAGAAGATATCTACATCTGGCAGCCTCTCCCTTCAGGTACTTACTCAACGCGATCAGGCTACTATGCGGCCGCGATGAGGAAGAGTGAACAAAGACCACCAATCCAAGGACCCTTTGATTGGATAAAAGATGTCTGGTCTGCACCCTGCTCACCAAAGATGAGAATATTCATGTGGTCAGCGATACAGAGAGCGTTACCTTTAGGAGAACAATTACAACAAAGAGGAATCCGAGCTGATGCGTTGTGCCATAAGTGCAAAGGAGTTGAGTCAGCAATGCATACCTTTTTTCGATGCCCTTTCTCACAAGAGGTATGGAACCTGATCCCCCTCAAACATGTAGTTCACCTAGCTACAGGAAGCAGTTTCAGAGACGCTATTGTGGCCTTCCGACAAGCAGTCTGCCTTCCACCAACAGGAGTTTCAAACAACATCCTTCCATGGATCTGCTGGGCAATCTGGACAGCTAGAAACCTTGCAATCTTTGAGAACAGAACCCTATCAGCAATGGAAGTAGCAACCAAAGGAATCAGGTTAGCTAGAGAATGGAATATGGCACAAGACAAAAAGAAAGCCACAAAGAATACTCCACCTCGCCTCCATAGACCTCCTCGTGCTTCGGTATCGCCAGCAGTGCTAACGATCGGCAAATCAGACGCGGCTTTTGATAATAGATCGCATCGAGCAGGACTCGCATGGAATTTCACAGATTCAGCAGGAACTATGATCATCCAAGGTTCCAAGATCCAGGACTCCATCGGATCTCCGCTAATAGCTGAAGCCCTGGCCCTTCGATCTGCAATCCTCTCAGCGGTGAACAGTGAGGTTACACACCTCAAAATGTTCTCTGACAACTCAACGCTCGTTCGAGCCATCACCAACGACACGCAGGCCTCGGAAATCTTTGGTATCGTAAAGGATATCCAACAGATGACCTCTGCTTTTGTCGAGATATCGTTTTCTCATTTTCCTCGCTTACAAAACATTGATGCCGATCTTTTGGCAAAACAGACTCTGCGCTGTTCTCTGTAA
- the LOC103830243 gene encoding VQ motif-containing protein 18, producing MVRNSMKAEYDLDHLPHQSFYGDNSRTLVPMNKNSQIITKIKRKIRIIHIFAPEIINTDVKNFRTLVQSLTGKPEITKTGSKKKITRTNIPAPPPPLQESRSEHTAEPVNSFIGSHVVKEEWGSCSNTNTYFDLDGLIDLDEENNMFSSRWFDLQEQ from the coding sequence atGGTGAGAAATTCAATGAAGGCTGAGTACGATCTTGATCATCTTCCTCATCAAAGCTTCTATGGAGATAATTCAAGAACTTTGGTTCCTATGAACAAGAACTCCCAAATAATCACCAAGATCAAGCGTAAGATCCGTATCATCCATATATTTGCACCGGAGATTATCAATACTGATGTCAAGAACTTCCGTACACTCGTCCAAAGTCTAACCGGAAAACCGGAGATCACCAAAACGGGTTCTAAGAAAAAGATAACGAGAACAAATATTCCTGCGCCACCGCCTCCACTTCAAGAATCCAGGTCAGAACATACGGCAGAGCCGGTCAACAGTTTCATAGGGAGCCACGTGGTGAAGGAAGAATGGGGATCATGTTCAAACACAAACACTTACTTTGATTTAGATGGTTTGATTGACCTTGACGAAGAGAACAACATGTTTTCAAGTCGATGGTTTGATCTTCAAGAGCAATAA
- the LOC103830245 gene encoding beta-glucosidase 16 isoform X1, whose translation MRSEGLVFMLLITSAYVGVFAKNHSSRPKLRRSDFPQGFIFGCATSAYQCEGAAHEDGRGPSIWDTFSEKFPEKILDGSNGFIADDSYNLYKEDVNFLHQIGFDAYRFSISWSRILPCGDLKGGINQAGIDYYNNLINHLLSKGVKPYVTIFHWDLPEALQHTYGGFLGAEIVNDFRDYAELCFQKFGDRVKHWTTLNEPFSVVHNGFTTGQDAPGRCSSFTNPNCTGGDGAREPYIVGHNFLLAHGAAVKIYREKYQAIQKGEIGIALNTVWHYPYSDSYADKLAAARATAFTFNYFLEPIVYGKYPTEMVNHVKDGRLPTFTPEESSMLKGSYDFIGINYYSSSYVKDVPCATEKITMSTDACVSIVGERNGVPLGPTAGSDWLLIYPEGIRDLLLHVKFKFDDPVLYITENGVDEASIGEIFLNDDLRIDYYAHHLKMVRDAILMGVNVQGYFAWSLMDNFEWAEGYTVRFGLVFVDFEDGRKRYPKKSAKWFRKLLKREYNGTRQKVAVI comes from the exons ATGAGAAGTGAAGGTCTCGTCTTTATGTTGCTCATTACTTCCGCCTACGTTGGAGTTTTCGCCAAGAATCATTCCTCAAGACCTAAACTGAGAAGAAGTGATTTCCCACAAGGTTTTATTTTTGGATGTGCTACTTCTGCATATCAG TGTGAAGGTGCTGCTCATGAAGATGGTAGAGGACCAAGTATCTGGGACACCTTTTCTGAAAAGTTTCcag AGAAGATATTGGATGGTAGTAATGGGTTCATTGCTGATGATTCTTACAACCTTTACAAG GAAGATGTGAATTTTCTGCATCAAATTGGCTTTGATGCTTACCGATTTTCAATCTCTTGGTCACGGATTTTGCCTT GTGGGGATTTAAAGGGAGGTATCAACCAGGCTGGAATCGACTATTACAACAACTTGATTAATCACCTTCTGTCTAAAG GAGTGAAGCCATATGTCACAATCTTTCACTGGGACTTACCAGAAGCACTTCAACATACTTACGGTGGCTTCCTAGGAGCAGAGATCGT GAATGATTTCCGGGACTATGCGGAACTCTGTTTCCAGAAGTTTGGAGATAGAGTGAAGCATTGGACGACATTAAACGAGCCATTTTCAGTGGTACATAATGGTTTTACAACTGGCCAAGACGCACCTGGAAGGTGTTCCAGTTTCACTAATCCTAATTGCACCGGCGGTGATGGAGCCCGCGAGCCTTACATCGTCGGCCATAACTTCCTCCTCGCTCATGGAGCAGCCGTCAAAATCTACAGAGAAAAGTACCAG GCGATTCAGAAAGGTGAAATTGGCATAGCCTTAAACACAGTATGGCACTACCCTTACTCAGATTCATATGCTGACAAATTAGCTGCGGCTCGAGCCACGGCCTTCACCTTCAACTACTTCTTGGAGCCAATTGTCTATGGCAAATACCCGACCGAAATGGTCAACCATGTAAAAGATGGCCGTCTTCCTACATTTACACCAGAAGAGTCGTCCATGCTCAAAGGATCATATGATTTCATAGGCATTAATTATTACTCGTCTTCTTACGTCAAAGACGTGCCATGTGCAACTGAAAAGATCACCATGTCCACTGATGCTTGCGTCAGCATCGTAG GTGAACGCAATGGAGTACCTCTCGGTCCAACG GCTGGCTCGGATTGGCTTTTGATATACCCTGAGGGTATTCGTGATCTTCTACTACATGTCAAATTCAAATTCGATGATCCTGTCTTGTACATAACAGAAAACG GAGTGGATGAAGCTAGCATTGGAGAAATCTTTCTCAATGATGACTTGAGAATTGACTACTACGCTCATCACCTTAAGATGGTTCGCGATGCAATCTT GATGGGGGTGAATGTGCAAGGATATTTTGCATGGTCGTTGATGGACAATTTCGAATGGGCGGAAGGATACACGGTCCGGTTCGGGCTAGTGTTTGTGGACTTTGAAGATGGACGTAAGAGGTATCCGAAGAAATCAGCCAAGTGGTTTAGGAAACTGTTGAAGAGAGAGTATAATGGGACGAGGCAAAAGGTGGCTGTTATTTAA
- the LOC103830245 gene encoding beta-glucosidase 16 isoform X2, translated as MRSEGLVFMLLITSAYVGVFAKNHSSRPKLRRSDFPQGFIFGCATSAYQCEGAAHEDGRGPSIWDTFSEKFPEKILDGSNGFIADDSYNLYKEDVNFLHQIGFDAYRFSISWSRILPCGDLKGGINQAGIDYYNNLINHLLSKGVKPYVTIFHWDLPEALQHTYGGFLGAEIVNDFRDYAELCFQKFGDRVKHWTTLNEPFSVVHNGFTTGQDAPGRCSSFTNPNCTGGDGAREPYIVGHNFLLAHGAAVKIYREKYQAIQKGEIGIALNTVWHYPYSDSYADKLAAARATAFTFNYFLEPIVYGKYPTEMVNHVKDGRLPTFTPEESSMLKGSYDFIGINYYSSSYVKDVPCATEKITMSTDACVSIVGERNGVPLGPTAGSDWLLIYPEGIRDLLLHVKFKFDDPVLYITENALEKSFSMMT; from the exons ATGAGAAGTGAAGGTCTCGTCTTTATGTTGCTCATTACTTCCGCCTACGTTGGAGTTTTCGCCAAGAATCATTCCTCAAGACCTAAACTGAGAAGAAGTGATTTCCCACAAGGTTTTATTTTTGGATGTGCTACTTCTGCATATCAG TGTGAAGGTGCTGCTCATGAAGATGGTAGAGGACCAAGTATCTGGGACACCTTTTCTGAAAAGTTTCcag AGAAGATATTGGATGGTAGTAATGGGTTCATTGCTGATGATTCTTACAACCTTTACAAG GAAGATGTGAATTTTCTGCATCAAATTGGCTTTGATGCTTACCGATTTTCAATCTCTTGGTCACGGATTTTGCCTT GTGGGGATTTAAAGGGAGGTATCAACCAGGCTGGAATCGACTATTACAACAACTTGATTAATCACCTTCTGTCTAAAG GAGTGAAGCCATATGTCACAATCTTTCACTGGGACTTACCAGAAGCACTTCAACATACTTACGGTGGCTTCCTAGGAGCAGAGATCGT GAATGATTTCCGGGACTATGCGGAACTCTGTTTCCAGAAGTTTGGAGATAGAGTGAAGCATTGGACGACATTAAACGAGCCATTTTCAGTGGTACATAATGGTTTTACAACTGGCCAAGACGCACCTGGAAGGTGTTCCAGTTTCACTAATCCTAATTGCACCGGCGGTGATGGAGCCCGCGAGCCTTACATCGTCGGCCATAACTTCCTCCTCGCTCATGGAGCAGCCGTCAAAATCTACAGAGAAAAGTACCAG GCGATTCAGAAAGGTGAAATTGGCATAGCCTTAAACACAGTATGGCACTACCCTTACTCAGATTCATATGCTGACAAATTAGCTGCGGCTCGAGCCACGGCCTTCACCTTCAACTACTTCTTGGAGCCAATTGTCTATGGCAAATACCCGACCGAAATGGTCAACCATGTAAAAGATGGCCGTCTTCCTACATTTACACCAGAAGAGTCGTCCATGCTCAAAGGATCATATGATTTCATAGGCATTAATTATTACTCGTCTTCTTACGTCAAAGACGTGCCATGTGCAACTGAAAAGATCACCATGTCCACTGATGCTTGCGTCAGCATCGTAG GTGAACGCAATGGAGTACCTCTCGGTCCAACG GCTGGCTCGGATTGGCTTTTGATATACCCTGAGGGTATTCGTGATCTTCTACTACATGTCAAATTCAAATTCGATGATCCTGTCTTGTACATAACAGAAAACG CATTGGAGAAATCTTTCTCAATGATGACTTGA
- the LOC103830238 gene encoding methylenetetrahydrofolate reductase 1 — MKVVDKIKSVTEQGQTAFSFEFFPPKTEDGVENLFERMDRLVSYGPSFCDITWGAGGSTADLTLEIASRMQNAICVETMMHLTCTNMPVEKIDHALETIRSNGIQNVLALRGDPPHGQDKFVQVEGGFACALDLVNHIRSKYGDYFGITVAGYPEAHPDVIEANGLATPESYQSDLAYLKRKVDAGADLIVTQLFYDTDIFLKFVNDCRQIGINCPIVPGIMPISNYKGFLRMAGFCKTKIPAELTAALEPIKDNEEAVKAYGIHFATEMCKKILAHGITTLHIYTLNVDKSAIGILMNLGLIDESKITRSLPWRRPANVFRTKEDVRPIFWANRPKSYISRTKGWNDFPQGRWGDSRSASYSTLSDYQFMRPRARDKKLQQEWVVPLKGIEDVQEKFKELCLGNLKSSPWSELDGLQPETKIINEQLGKINSNGFLTINSQPSVNAAKSDSPAIGWGGPGGYVYQKAYLEFFCSKDKLDTLVEKSKAFSSITFMAVNKAENWVSNIGESDVNAVTWGVFPAKEVIQPTIVDPASFKVWKDEAFEIWSRSWANLYPEDDPSRKLLEEVKSSYYLVSLVDNDYINGDIFSVFA, encoded by the exons ATGAAGGTTGTCGACAAGATCAAATCCGTGACGGAGCAAGGCCAAACCGCCTTCTCCTTCGAGTTCTTCCCTCCCAAGACCGAAGACGGCGTCGAGAATCTCTTCGAGCGGATGGATCGTCTGGTCTCCTACGGGCCCAGCTTCTGCGACATCACCTGGGGAGCAGGAGGATCCACGGCGGATCTCACCCTCGAGATCGCGTCGAGGATGCAGAACGCGATCTGCGTGGAGACGATGATGCATCTCACGTGCACCAACATGCCGGTGGAGAAGATTGACCACGCGCTGGAGACGATCAGATCTAATGGGATTCAGAATGTGCTCGCGCTTAGAGGGGACCCGCCTCATGGGCAGGATAAGTTCGTTCAGGTGGAGGGAGGGTTTGCTTGTGCTTTGGATCTGGTGAATCATATTAGGAGCAAGTATGGTGATTACTTTGGGATTACGGTTGCTGGCTATCCTG AGGCTCATCCGGATGTGATTGAAGCTAATGGACTTGCTACTCCTGAGTCTTATCAGAGTGATCTTGCTTACCTGAAGAGAAAG GTTGATGCTGGAGCGGATCTGATTGTGACTCAGCTGTTCTATGATACTGATATATTCCTCAAGTTTGTCAATGACTGTCGGCAAATTGGGATTAACTGTCCCATTGTTCCTGGGATTATGCCCATTTCTAACTACAAGGGGTTCTTGCGTATGGCTGGTTTCTGCAAGACCAAG ATACCTGCTGAGCTCACTGCTGCATTGGAGCCTATCAAGGATAATGAAGAAGCTGTGAAGGCCTATGGTATTCACTTTGCGACCGAGATGTGCAAAAAGATTTTGGCCCATGGAATCACTACACTTCATATCTACACACTTAACGTGGACAAGTCCGCTATTGGAATATTAATG AACCTTGGTCTGATTGATGAGTCAAAAATCACTCGTTCTTTACCATGGAGACGCCCTGCAAACGTTTTCCGTACTAAGGAAGATGTTCGCCCCATCTTCTG GGCAAACCGTCCAAAGAGCTACATATCTAGGACAAAAGGCTGGAATGACTTCCCACAGGGACGATGGGGTGATTCACGCAGTGCATCATATAGTACACTTTCGGATTATCAG TTCATGCGCCCACGAGCACGTGACAAGAAGCTTCAGCAAGAATGGGTTGTCCCATTGAAAGGCATTGAAGATGTTCAAGAG AAATTCAAAGAGCTCTGTCTTGGAAACTTGAAAAGCAGTCCATGGTCTGAGTTAGATGGACTCCAGCCAGAAACAAAGATCATAAACGAGCAACTCGGAAAAATAAACTCCAACGGCTTCCTGACCATCAATAGCCAACCATCAGTTAATGCAGCCAAATCCGATTCCCCAGCTATTG GATGGGGTGGACCTGGTGGTTACGTCTACCAGAAAGCTTACCTTGAGTTCTTCTGCTCTAAGGATAAGCTAGACACACTTGTGGAGAAATCCAAAGCTTTTTCTTCTATCACCTTCATGGCCGTGAACAAAGCAGAGAACTGGGTATCAAACATTGGTGAATCCGATGTGAATGCAGTTACTTGGGGAGTGTTCCCAGCTAAGGAGGTTATCCAACCGACAATTGTTGATCCAGCAAGTTTCAAAGTCTGGAAAGACGAAGCCTTTGAGATTTGGTCAAGAAGCTGGGCTAACTTGTACCCAGAGGATGACCCTTCTAGAAAGTTGCTCGAGGAG GTGAAGAGCAGCTACTATTTGGTAAGCTTAGTGGACAACGATTACATCAACGGTGATATATTCTCTGTCTTTGCTTGA